A genomic region of Salvia splendens isolate huo1 unplaced genomic scaffold, SspV2 ctg650, whole genome shotgun sequence contains the following coding sequences:
- the LOC121790882 gene encoding F-box/kelch-repeat protein At3g06240-like: protein MNIDVVFEILLHLPVRSLFRFRAVCKLWCYDIDSPHFIKLHTLLRRNNYIKDEEVYLRFISTYVDNSRNLKSISINLLGNGKKLLMSHKFPVYDLILSWAVKGLVCLSSPLGKSQVAICNPFLGQFKILPLPPYTSAQSSYHLDRVGLGFDEYYKVVHLRQCNSQRCLLARLYSERTNSWSNLDIDQDLVIQSPIKSWCKNGSFVHWEGRRGIYYKKIIVSFDMKNEEFRTTSISSLMGDEVFYYSSGFRVLAKSDFSFVILVFDRQRLKVYESSGEGSELVWNNVSNVELKPFWRRKILESDDIPIWRNDDRVVVRGSKYREVILYDYHARKLIRRFNIHTSSSSTSPDDIIEYEGSLISP, encoded by the coding sequence ATGAATATCGATGTGGTGTTTGAGATACTCTTGCATCTTCCCGTTCGATCCCTCTTCAGATTCAGAGCTGTCTGCAAATTATGGTGTTACGACATTGATTCTCCACACTTCATAAAACTGCACACGTTGTTGCGACGTAACAATTACATCAAAGATGAGGAGGTATATCTACGGTTTATTAGTACTTATGTCGATAATAGTCGAAACTTGAAGAGTATATCGATAAATCTCCTAGGCAACGGGAAGAAGTTATTAATGTCGCATAAATTTCCGGTTTACGACCTTATATTATCTTGGGCAGTTAAGGGTCTAGTGTGCCTAAGTTCACCTCTAGGTAAGTCACAAGTTGCAATATGCAATCCTTTTCTAGGTCAATTCAAGATTCTACCACTTCCTCCTTACACTTCTGCTCAATCCTCATATCATTTAGATAGAGTGGGTTTGGGTTTTGACGAATATTACAAAGTGGTGCATTTACGGCAATGCAACAGTCAACGTTGTTTGCTTGCCCGTCTGTATTCGGAAAGGACGAATTCTTGGAGTAATTTGGATATTGATCAAGATTTGGTCATCCAGAGTCCCATAAAGTCGTGGTGCAAGAATGGATCCTTTGTGCACTGGGAAGGGCGGAGAGGGATATACTATAAGAAGATTATAGTAAGCTTTGATATGAAGAATGAAGAGTTTCGAACAACTTCAATATCATCACTAATGGGTGACGAAGTATTTTATTACTCATCTGGTTTTCGTGTTCTAGCAAAGAGTGACTTCTCTTTTGTTATCCTTGTTTTCGACCGTCAGAGGTTGAAGGTTTATGAGTCGAGCGGTGAAGGAAGTGAGCTTGTTTGGAATAATGTGAGTAATGTGGAACTAAAGCCTTTTTGGAGGCGCAAAATTCTGGAGAGTGATGATATTCCAATTTGGAGGAATGATGATCGTGTGGTTGTTAGAGGTAGTAAATATAGAGAAGTGATTTTGTATGATTACCATGCTCGGAAATTAATACGACGTTTTAACATACATACGAGCTCGAGCTCGACCTCGCCTGATGACATCATTGAGTATGAAGGAAGCTTGATTTCACCTTAG
- the LOC121790881 gene encoding putative F-box protein At3g47150 — protein MNIDVVFEILLHLPILSLLRFRAVCKLWCNVIDSPHFITLHTLLRRNNNRDEEVYLRFTFGIDHRINRKKVSINLLDNWKTSLKSHDFPLPMDIRVVSEAVKGLVCLSSPNMSEIAICKGQFKILPLNPYNTFDYHNRDFLCCDHYVGLGFDEHYKVVQLIRCMEFSSFYANLCSARTNSWSKLDVDRDLFIEKPIKSLSKNVSFCTLAHKEME, from the coding sequence ATGAACATCGATGTGGTGTTCGAGATACTCTTGCATCTTCCTATACTATCCCTCTTGAGATTCAGAGCTGTCTGCAAATTATGGTGTAACGTCATTGATTCTCCACACTTTATAACACTGCACACGTTATTGCGACGTAACAACAACAGAGATGAGGAGGTATATCTACGGTTTACTTTTGGTATCGATCATCGAATTAATAGGAAGAAAGTATCAATAAATCTGCTAGACAACTGGAAGACGTCGTTGAAGTCACACGACTTTCCTCTGCCTATGGACATAAGGGTAGTATCCGAGGCGGTCAAGGGTCTAGTCTGCCTAAGTTCTCCTAATATGTCAGAAATTGCAATATGCAAAGGTCAATTCAAGATTCTACCACTTAATCCTTACAATACTTTTGACTACCATAATAGAGACTTCTTATGTTGTGATCACTATGTTGGACTGGGTTTCGACGAACATTACAAAGTGGTGCAGTTGATCCGGTGCATGGAGTTCAGCAGTTTCTATGCCAATCTCTGTTCGGCAAGGACGAATTCTTGGAGTAAATTGGATGTTGATCGAGATTTGTTCATTGAGAAACCCATAAAATCGTTGTCCAAGAATGTGTCCTTTTGCACACTGGCGCACAAGGAAATGGAGTGA